A single genomic interval of Candidatus Bathyarchaeum sp. harbors:
- a CDS encoding GDP-mannose 4,6-dehydratase, which produces MSWQDKRVLISGNSRFVGRWLLDALAQRGAKVTVLLKELDLQKNHSLLTNKKQVSIEIGQLEDLDTVEKTIKKHEIETCFHLSAQDFASRTTTNPTSKFYSNITGTWNILEGCRKSESTDCLVVVTNSKIYGEPNFLPLTEDHPLLAGYPVEASKACADILSRMYNKTYGLPVAVSRCSNVYGGGDLVLLRVVPSKVCPVILNKNPPIRSDGSPVRDYLYISDAIDAFITMAERIKNTDVAGQAFNIGSSEPLSILQITKKIIEASGKNHLKPDILNIASPTVHTQYLSCEKAKTTLKWTPKVSIEEGLKKTIHWFEENRNAWINDFKN; this is translated from the coding sequence GTGTCGTGGCAAGATAAAAGGGTGCTAATTTCAGGTAATAGTAGGTTTGTTGGTCGGTGGCTTTTAGATGCATTAGCCCAAAGGGGTGCCAAGGTTACTGTTTTGTTGAAAGAATTGGATTTACAAAAGAATCACAGTTTATTGACAAACAAAAAACAAGTTTCAATTGAAATTGGTCAGTTAGAAGACCTAGATACTGTTGAAAAAACAATTAAAAAACATGAAATTGAAACATGTTTTCATTTGAGTGCACAAGATTTCGCCAGCAGAACTACTACGAACCCAACATCTAAATTCTATTCTAACATCACGGGAACTTGGAACATACTTGAAGGCTGCAGAAAATCAGAGAGCACAGATTGTTTAGTAGTTGTAACAAACAGCAAAATCTATGGTGAACCAAATTTCCTGCCTTTAACAGAGGACCACCCATTATTAGCTGGTTATCCTGTTGAAGCCTCAAAAGCATGTGCAGACATTCTTTCTCGAATGTACAACAAGACCTATGGATTACCCGTGGCGGTTTCACGTTGCTCAAACGTATACGGGGGAGGCGATTTAGTTTTGTTACGAGTTGTCCCCAGTAAAGTTTGTCCGGTAATATTAAACAAAAATCCCCCAATAAGAAGTGATGGCTCTCCTGTTCGGGATTATTTGTATATTTCAGACGCCATTGATGCGTTTATTACCATGGCCGAGAGAATCAAAAACACTGACGTGGCGGGTCAAGCATTTAACATTGGCTCATCTGAGCCTCTTAGCATATTACAAATAACTAAAAAAATTATTGAAGCATCAGGCAAAAACCATCTAAAGCCAGACATACTTAACATTGCATCACCAACAGTACACACACAATATCTATCTTGTGAGAAAGCAAAAACAACGCTAAAATGGACACCTAAAGTTTCGATTGAAGAAGGCTTGAAAAAGACAATACACTGGTTTGAAGAAAACCGAAATGCTTGGATAAATGATTTCAAGAATTAG
- a CDS encoding cobaltochelatase subunit CobN, with amino-acid sequence MAELKGYDYDELLQNRGKLRLDGRTNSDVIKELSELCLELMKRFNDSNFSAKSIDDIVEEVLGKKSTSVRECLLYVERFLVPNLNKTTDELTNILSACEGNYVPAGPSGAITRGMADILPTGRNFYSVDPLAIPARASWQVGIKMADALLERYIKDEGKYPESVGMIIWGMVTMTTKGDDIAEILYLLGVKPVWEEGSGRVVGIEPIPLEKLKRPRIDVTVRISGVFRDTFPNIVHLIDDAVNLVADLEESEENNYVAKHVKNEVKERTTQGEDEKKAKEEASYRIFSARPGAYGCGLTRAIDSKNWKDQKDLTEIYLNWGSFAYSRKTYGVSVPEQFKLRLSKINLTVKNEASREYDILSCDDWYDFHGGMITSIKTLTGKKPSSYCSDGADPDRIKVRNTAEETCHVLRSRLLNPKYIEGLMKQGYQGAAELSRAVDFVFGWDATTETVEDWMYEKLAEKYTLNKEMQEWLKDVNPYALQNMTERLLEAIQRNLWDATDEMKKELQRLYLDIEGILESTNE; translated from the coding sequence TTGGCAGAACTGAAGGGTTACGACTACGATGAACTGCTACAAAATAGAGGAAAATTGCGTTTAGATGGGCGAACTAACAGTGATGTAATCAAAGAGTTAAGTGAGCTTTGTCTTGAGTTGATGAAACGGTTTAATGATTCCAATTTTAGTGCAAAAAGCATCGACGATATTGTTGAAGAAGTCTTGGGCAAAAAAAGCACGTCTGTGCGAGAGTGTCTTTTGTATGTTGAACGTTTTCTTGTGCCTAATTTGAATAAAACTACTGACGAGTTAACAAATATTCTATCCGCTTGTGAGGGTAATTATGTTCCTGCAGGTCCTTCGGGTGCAATAACTCGGGGTATGGCTGATATTCTTCCAACGGGGCGCAATTTTTACTCTGTTGACCCTTTGGCTATACCTGCTCGTGCTTCTTGGCAAGTGGGTATCAAAATGGCTGATGCTTTGCTTGAGCGTTACATCAAAGATGAAGGAAAATATCCTGAGAGCGTAGGCATGATAATCTGGGGCATGGTCACAATGACAACAAAAGGTGACGACATAGCTGAAATCCTGTATTTATTAGGCGTAAAACCTGTGTGGGAAGAAGGCAGCGGACGGGTTGTTGGAATTGAACCAATTCCCCTTGAAAAACTAAAACGTCCTCGAATTGATGTTACCGTTCGCATTAGTGGTGTTTTCAGAGACACTTTTCCGAACATTGTTCACCTTATTGATGACGCAGTGAACTTGGTGGCTGATCTAGAAGAGTCCGAGGAAAACAACTACGTTGCTAAACATGTGAAAAACGAAGTTAAAGAACGCACAACACAAGGTGAAGATGAAAAAAAAGCAAAAGAAGAAGCAAGTTACCGAATTTTTAGTGCCCGTCCGGGAGCTTATGGCTGTGGATTAACAAGGGCAATTGATTCTAAAAACTGGAAAGATCAAAAGGACTTGACGGAGATTTACTTAAACTGGGGCAGTTTCGCTTACAGTCGCAAAACTTATGGGGTTTCTGTTCCTGAACAGTTCAAATTACGGCTTAGCAAGATTAACTTGACCGTAAAAAATGAAGCCTCACGAGAATACGACATACTATCGTGTGATGACTGGTATGACTTTCATGGTGGAATGATTACCTCCATAAAAACGCTAACTGGAAAAAAGCCCTCTTCTTATTGTAGTGATGGCGCTGACCCCGACAGAATAAAAGTTAGAAACACCGCAGAAGAAACCTGTCACGTTCTTCGTAGCCGACTTCTTAACCCAAAATACATTGAAGGCTTGATGAAACAAGGCTATCAAGGAGCCGCTGAACTTTCTAGAGCCGTTGATTTTGTTTTTGGTTGGGATGCTACAACGGAAACTGTTGAAGACTGGATGTACGAGAAACTGGCTGAAAAATACACTTTAAACAAAGAAATGCAAGAATGGTTGAAAGACGTGAATCCTTACGCTTTGCAGAATATGACAGAGCGGCTTTTGGAAGCTATTCAACGTAACCTGTGGGACGCAACAGACGAAATGAAAAAAGAATTACAGCGACTTTACCTTGATATTGAAGGGATACTCGAAAGTACAAATGAATAA
- a CDS encoding cobaltochelatase subunit CobN yields MKKLKVAFVTTTQTDALPLISAINKVNKERTIPVTVRVFANRSLGDETSQTSSNIDEFIEFAPKSNIVILHLMSEPPEFNKLITCVKDAGVPVAVVASSFRQNKDYLKLSTVNTEDYHNILFYINYGGQTNFENLLFYLANRFVGTSCNVDVPVPSKWQGIYHPDFGYVPDLDEYLEKKVHPNRLTVGVWFHQSYWQGGNTLFVDSLVTEIENQGANVIPVFFSGRKNESLGVKGFDWILENYFMKDGKPLVDVIISTLSYSWSTSSSGGSENLVALEKLGVPVIKALLTFNTFEGWHDTPLGLRVVDLPLQVALPEFDGFIITVPLATTDMSTINPETGAKITKHVPIPERVAKVVRLSLNWAKLRHISNSEKKVAIIFHNYPPRNDNIGKAFGLDSSVSVLNILKGLKEQGYSLDYLPENGQELMDTVLTGLTNDRKWLSSEELAQRALAKVSTEHYTEWFDELSQDAKEKLMHDWGAPPGKLFNYNNKLLVPGILNGNVFIGLQPPRGFLENPAAVYHSPDLSMPHHYYAYYRWIRDVFKANVVMHIGKHGTLEWLPGKSVALSNSCFPDALISDLPNIYPYIINNPSEGTQAKRRSYCCLIDHLIPVMHNADTYEELAQLEVQLKEYYDTKIADSEKLPVLQKLIWETVVSAKLNIDLNVTEADAFADFDDFLELLHGYLNELLDTQISDGLHILGEPPAGERLEEFLVTLTRLRNGAVPSLRQAVGRTEGLRLR; encoded by the coding sequence GTGAAAAAACTCAAAGTGGCTTTTGTTACAACGACTCAAACCGATGCTTTACCTTTAATTTCTGCCATCAATAAAGTAAACAAAGAACGTACCATCCCCGTAACGGTTCGAGTTTTTGCTAATCGGAGTCTTGGAGATGAAACAAGTCAAACTTCAAGCAACATAGATGAATTTATTGAGTTTGCCCCGAAATCAAACATTGTTATTTTGCATTTAATGAGTGAACCCCCAGAATTTAACAAACTCATAACTTGCGTGAAGGATGCAGGAGTTCCAGTTGCTGTTGTTGCTTCTTCTTTTAGGCAAAACAAGGACTATCTCAAGCTTTCTACAGTAAACACTGAAGATTACCATAACATTCTTTTTTACATCAATTATGGCGGACAAACTAATTTTGAGAATCTTTTGTTTTATCTGGCAAATCGTTTTGTTGGGACTTCATGCAATGTTGATGTTCCCGTTCCTTCAAAGTGGCAAGGCATTTACCACCCTGACTTTGGTTATGTTCCAGATTTGGATGAGTATCTCGAAAAAAAGGTTCATCCCAATCGCCTAACCGTGGGTGTGTGGTTTCATCAAAGCTATTGGCAAGGTGGAAACACATTATTTGTTGACAGCTTAGTTACAGAAATTGAAAACCAAGGGGCAAATGTAATTCCAGTGTTTTTTAGCGGCAGAAAAAATGAGTCTTTAGGCGTAAAGGGATTTGACTGGATACTTGAAAACTATTTCATGAAAGACGGCAAACCACTGGTTGATGTGATTATAAGCACTCTTTCTTATTCTTGGTCTACTTCATCTTCAGGCGGTTCCGAAAATTTAGTTGCATTAGAAAAGTTGGGTGTTCCCGTCATCAAAGCACTTTTAACGTTTAATACTTTTGAAGGCTGGCACGATACGCCACTGGGTTTGCGTGTTGTTGATTTGCCCTTACAAGTGGCTCTACCTGAGTTTGACGGTTTTATAATTACGGTGCCCCTTGCTACAACGGACATGTCAACAATTAACCCTGAGACAGGAGCCAAAATAACAAAGCATGTACCTATTCCTGAAAGAGTTGCAAAAGTAGTTCGTTTAAGTTTAAACTGGGCAAAACTGCGGCACATTTCAAACAGTGAAAAGAAAGTTGCAATAATTTTCCACAATTATCCTCCTCGAAACGATAATATCGGCAAAGCCTTTGGACTTGACAGTTCTGTTTCGGTCCTGAACATTTTGAAGGGATTAAAAGAACAGGGTTACTCCTTGGATTACCTGCCTGAAAACGGTCAGGAGTTAATGGATACGGTGCTTACTGGGTTGACCAATGACCGTAAATGGTTAAGTTCTGAAGAACTTGCCCAGAGGGCTTTAGCAAAAGTTTCTACAGAACATTACACTGAGTGGTTTGATGAATTATCCCAAGATGCTAAAGAAAAACTGATGCATGACTGGGGCGCACCACCGGGTAAACTTTTCAATTACAACAACAAGTTGCTTGTTCCAGGAATACTTAACGGCAACGTTTTCATCGGTTTGCAACCTCCTCGCGGTTTCTTAGAAAACCCTGCTGCAGTTTATCACAGTCCCGACCTTTCTATGCCTCATCATTATTATGCATATTACCGCTGGATTCGCGACGTTTTCAAGGCTAATGTTGTAATGCATATTGGTAAACATGGAACTTTGGAATGGTTACCCGGAAAGTCTGTGGCTCTATCTAATTCTTGTTTTCCAGATGCATTGATTTCTGATTTGCCCAATATTTATCCATACATCATCAATAATCCCAGCGAAGGCACTCAAGCAAAACGACGAAGCTACTGTTGTCTTATTGACCATCTAATTCCTGTGATGCATAATGCTGATACATATGAAGAATTGGCACAGCTTGAAGTTCAATTAAAAGAGTATTACGACACAAAAATTGCTGATTCTGAAAAACTGCCCGTTTTGCAAAAACTAATTTGGGAAACTGTAGTTTCAGCCAAACTAAACATAGACCTTAACGTCACTGAAGCTGATGCGTTTGCTGATTTTGATGATTTTTTGGAGCTGTTGCATGGTTACTTGAATGAACTGCTGGACACACAGATTAGTGATGGTTTGCACATCTTGGGTGAACCACCAGCAGGGGAACGTTTGGAAGAGTTTCTAGTTACCTTAACTCGATTGCGCAATGGGGCGGTTCCTTCTTTACGGCAAGCAGTTGGCAGAACTGAAGGGTTACGACTACGATGA
- a CDS encoding 50S ribosomal protein L37e, with translation MGKTGKGTSSMGRRSHKVVHIKCRRCGRRAYGVKTKVCAACGYGKTTKIRRYAWQTKTVNGARLVKIRQSA, from the coding sequence ATGGGAAAAACAGGTAAAGGAACCTCATCCATGGGACGACGCTCCCACAAAGTAGTGCACATAAAGTGCAGACGATGCGGCAGACGCGCATACGGAGTAAAAACCAAAGTATGCGCTGCATGTGGATACGGAAAAACCACAAAAATACGCAGATACGCCTGGCAGACAAAGACCGTCAACGGCGCACGGCTTGTCAAAATTAGGCAGTCTGCTTAA
- a CDS encoding LSm family protein: MSEMATKILEESLSKIVLVRLRGGKKLRGRLKGFDQHLNLVLAETDDTTDVENVKKLGTIIVRGDNVVIISPPPR, from the coding sequence ATGAGCGAAATGGCCACAAAAATCCTAGAAGAAAGCCTCAGTAAAATAGTTCTAGTACGCCTCCGAGGCGGAAAAAAACTGCGCGGCAGACTCAAAGGCTTTGATCAGCACCTCAACTTGGTGTTAGCTGAAACAGACGACACAACAGATGTAGAAAATGTGAAAAAACTTGGTACCATTATCGTCCGTGGCGATAACGTGGTAATAATCTCTCCTCCCCCAAGGTGA
- a CDS encoding Hsp20/alpha crystallin family protein: MTDENRWSNWFNRKNSLFDEDFFGINETFKQMQEAIEKEFEELSKRAPTELQREQTLPDGTKVQSYGPFVYGYSVTIGPDGKPNVKEFGNFKAGTQLGKPHMDLKEKREPLADVIDADKTVRVIVELPGVEKDDIKLSGTDDKLTISVDTAKNKYYKEVELTSKVDTKKAKSNYKNGVLDITIPKKKPETTKSQPIKID; the protein is encoded by the coding sequence TTGACAGATGAAAACCGATGGTCAAACTGGTTTAACCGAAAAAACTCCTTGTTTGATGAGGACTTTTTTGGAATAAATGAAACCTTCAAACAAATGCAAGAAGCAATCGAAAAAGAATTTGAAGAACTATCTAAACGCGCCCCAACAGAGCTACAACGAGAACAAACCTTACCTGACGGCACCAAAGTACAAAGCTATGGACCTTTTGTCTACGGCTACAGTGTAACTATTGGTCCCGACGGAAAACCCAACGTAAAAGAGTTCGGAAACTTCAAAGCCGGAACCCAACTAGGAAAACCCCACATGGACCTCAAAGAAAAACGGGAACCCTTAGCTGATGTCATAGATGCGGACAAAACCGTTCGAGTAATAGTTGAACTGCCTGGTGTCGAAAAAGACGACATCAAACTTTCTGGCACAGATGACAAACTAACCATTTCAGTAGACACCGCCAAAAACAAGTACTACAAAGAAGTTGAACTGACTTCCAAAGTCGACACGAAAAAAGCCAAATCAAACTACAAAAACGGCGTGCTGGACATAACTATTCCCAAAAAGAAGCCAGAAACGACCAAAAGCCAACCCATAAAGATAGACTAA
- a CDS encoding winged helix-turn-helix domain-containing protein produces the protein MTLKLQLVRDGKVILDVPLSPMDWSKEQLETEFEAFEDDFEKFSSMFDALSNQTRLRMMRRLVQEDDSTMNFAEFMKDLDLNPKTVWENSRKLSDGGFITKTGRGTYSCSESGQTTFLTLSLALRRLLESLEDENV, from the coding sequence ATGACACTTAAACTGCAGCTAGTACGCGACGGAAAAGTAATTCTGGATGTTCCCCTTTCTCCCATGGACTGGTCAAAAGAGCAACTTGAAACAGAGTTCGAAGCCTTCGAAGACGACTTTGAAAAATTCTCTAGCATGTTTGATGCCTTATCCAATCAAACTCGCCTGCGTATGATGCGCCGCCTAGTCCAAGAAGACGACAGCACCATGAACTTTGCAGAATTCATGAAAGACCTGGATTTGAATCCAAAAACTGTGTGGGAAAACTCCCGAAAACTCAGTGATGGTGGATTTATAACCAAAACTGGTCGGGGAACTTATAGTTGTTCTGAGTCTGGGCAAACTACGTTTTTGACTTTAAGCCTCGCCTTACGTCGCCTGTTAGAATCCTTAGAGGATGAAAATGTTTAG
- the pyrI gene encoding aspartate carbamoyltransferase regulatory subunit: protein MSETTLRVSKIKDGTVIDHISAGHALEVLKILGITDPVKCVVTVGINVPSKTFGLKDMVKIEGRELKTHEVDKIALLAPHASINIIRNYTVVDKQLVKLPSVIREAVKCANPACISNSKEPVKSTFYVDAEEPLRLRCHYCGYIMERQDIPKQF, encoded by the coding sequence TTGTCTGAAACGACTTTGCGTGTATCCAAAATCAAAGACGGCACCGTAATCGACCACATTAGTGCTGGGCATGCCTTAGAGGTTCTGAAAATTTTGGGAATCACAGATCCTGTAAAATGTGTTGTAACTGTGGGCATTAATGTTCCCAGCAAAACTTTTGGTTTGAAAGACATGGTCAAAATCGAAGGAAGAGAACTCAAAACCCACGAAGTAGACAAAATTGCCTTGTTGGCGCCCCATGCGAGCATTAACATTATCCGAAACTACACGGTTGTGGATAAGCAACTAGTAAAACTACCCAGCGTAATACGGGAAGCCGTCAAGTGCGCAAATCCAGCGTGCATTTCCAACAGTAAAGAACCCGTAAAATCTACCTTTTATGTGGATGCTGAAGAACCCTTGCGCCTTCGATGCCATTACTGCGGATACATAATGGAGCGCCAGGACATTCCAAAACAGTTCTAG
- a CDS encoding arsenate reductase ArsC encodes MKEKVLFLCTHNSARSQMAEGILNAFHGNNYEAKSAGVIPTKVNPYVVKSMAEIGIDISKNQSKSIEEFRGQTFDYVVTVCDSAKETCPFFPGKKVIHKSFEDPSQFKGSDDQILENVRKVRNEIKEWIKETFTN; translated from the coding sequence ATGAAGGAAAAAGTCCTGTTTTTGTGTACCCATAATTCTGCACGCTCCCAAATGGCAGAAGGAATCCTTAATGCATTTCATGGCAACAATTACGAAGCAAAAAGTGCAGGAGTAATTCCAACAAAAGTCAACCCATACGTTGTTAAATCCATGGCTGAGATTGGAATAGATATTTCCAAAAACCAATCAAAAAGTATCGAAGAATTCCGTGGACAAACCTTTGATTATGTTGTAACTGTATGTGACAGCGCTAAAGAGACGTGCCCATTCTTTCCGGGGAAAAAAGTTATTCACAAATCCTTTGAAGACCCTTCCCAATTTAAGGGTTCAGATGACCAAATTTTAGAAAATGTCAGAAAAGTAAGAAATGAAATCAAAGAATGGATAAAGGAAACGTTCACAAACTAA
- a CDS encoding DUF47 family protein yields the protein MAKKSYAWFERSRRSKLLDLAQEQITKALDTANLLHDAMEQISKANAAEARKPIDKLFKVEEEIDILRTEVFKELSKGAAMFADYREDILHLVKRLDTFADHVKDAARCIVMLGDYQIPKELWDKVLFMTATIVECAKALRSSIENISPNPAEAVKGANKVEDIEAGIDREYLETKSLFIKYADHVNSGAMIIFDDMIEFLEEAADMCADTADYIVTLASSN from the coding sequence CTGGCAAAGAAAAGTTATGCTTGGTTTGAAAGAAGCCGCCGATCAAAACTGTTAGATTTAGCTCAAGAACAGATTACTAAAGCTCTGGATACTGCTAATTTGTTGCATGATGCCATGGAGCAAATTTCTAAAGCGAATGCAGCTGAAGCACGCAAGCCCATTGATAAACTGTTTAAAGTGGAAGAAGAAATCGATATCCTGCGAACCGAAGTTTTCAAGGAATTATCCAAAGGAGCTGCCATGTTTGCAGACTACCGCGAAGACATACTTCACCTCGTAAAACGTCTTGATACCTTTGCAGATCATGTTAAAGACGCTGCACGTTGTATCGTGATGCTTGGAGATTACCAGATTCCTAAAGAATTGTGGGACAAGGTTCTGTTTATGACTGCAACTATTGTGGAATGTGCAAAGGCTCTTCGTTCTAGCATTGAAAACATTTCTCCTAATCCTGCTGAAGCAGTTAAAGGCGCCAACAAAGTTGAAGATATTGAAGCCGGAATCGATCGAGAATACCTTGAAACCAAATCGTTGTTCATAAAATATGCTGACCATGTAAACAGTGGTGCAATGATAATCTTTGACGACATGATAGAATTCCTTGAAGAAGCAGCCGACATGTGCGCAGACACAGCAGATTACATAGTTACCCTAGCAAGTTCAAATTAA
- the phoU gene encoding phosphate signaling complex protein PhoU: MKRLIDAGLEQLAGMLFHMGELAQSTVSLAVMNYIDGTHAPEQVKQHSDTLSGMAEPIEDMAFEIISRFQPVASDLRIVKSYMKICYDFKRYGRYALDISQIYERIREAGQCEPSLHKTIEKMAIETLEMVGTSIEALRNHDAELAKTLTKREKCVDKFYYDYLDKLIESKTTTGCTISSLLVVRYLERIADHATYIGESIVYLATGEKTRLR; this comes from the coding sequence ATGAAAAGACTAATTGACGCAGGATTAGAACAGTTAGCAGGTATGCTTTTCCACATGGGAGAGCTTGCCCAGTCTACTGTTTCATTAGCTGTAATGAATTACATTGACGGCACCCACGCCCCTGAACAGGTGAAACAGCACTCTGATACTTTGTCTGGTATGGCAGAACCCATTGAAGACATGGCATTTGAGATCATATCCCGGTTCCAACCCGTTGCTTCTGATCTTCGTATTGTAAAATCATATATGAAAATCTGCTACGACTTCAAACGTTATGGACGATACGCCCTTGATATCTCCCAAATCTACGAACGTATTCGTGAAGCAGGACAATGTGAGCCATCCTTACACAAAACCATTGAAAAAATGGCGATAGAAACTCTGGAAATGGTCGGAACCAGCATTGAAGCCCTACGAAACCACGATGCTGAACTAGCAAAAACTTTGACTAAACGGGAAAAGTGTGTTGATAAGTTCTATTATGATTATTTGGACAAACTAATTGAATCAAAAACCACAACAGGATGCACAATTTCAAGTTTGCTTGTTGTCAGGTATCTGGAAAGAATAGCAGACCATGCAACATACATTGGTGAGTCGATTGTGTATCTTGCAACTGGAGAAAAAACTAGATTAAGATAA
- the pstB gene encoding phosphate ABC transporter ATP-binding protein PstB, which yields MSHIDKIDIKQLNIWFGEKHVIRGVDLKIKSNSVTAIMGPSGCGKSTLLRAVNRMNDVIKVCKITGDVFINGKNVYEDNTNVYDLRRQVGMVFQRPNPLPKSIYENVAFGPKIHKMASGKELDKIVEKSLRAAALWDEVHDRLNDSAFDLSGGQQQRLCIARALAVDPEIILMDEPCSALDPAATAKIEQLIRVLSNDYTVVIVTHNMQQASRVSDYTVFLYLGKIVEEGATKGIFENPQHELTEQYITGEFG from the coding sequence TTGAGTCACATAGACAAAATCGACATCAAACAACTGAATATTTGGTTCGGAGAAAAACACGTCATCCGCGGCGTAGACCTAAAAATCAAATCCAATTCAGTAACTGCCATTATGGGTCCTTCAGGCTGTGGCAAATCAACATTGCTGCGGGCTGTCAACCGCATGAACGACGTTATCAAAGTTTGTAAAATAACTGGTGACGTGTTCATTAACGGAAAAAACGTTTACGAAGATAATACCAATGTCTACGATCTACGACGCCAAGTTGGAATGGTCTTCCAACGACCAAACCCTCTGCCCAAATCAATTTACGAAAATGTTGCATTTGGTCCAAAAATTCACAAAATGGCAAGTGGTAAAGAGCTTGATAAAATTGTGGAAAAAAGTTTGCGCGCCGCAGCATTGTGGGATGAAGTTCACGACCGACTAAATGACAGTGCCTTTGATCTTTCTGGTGGGCAGCAGCAGCGTTTGTGTATTGCCCGTGCCTTGGCAGTAGACCCAGAAATCATACTCATGGATGAACCTTGTAGCGCCTTAGACCCTGCAGCCACTGCAAAAATTGAGCAACTCATAAGAGTTCTATCCAACGATTATACTGTTGTGATAGTCACTCACAACATGCAGCAGGCTTCACGGGTTTCTGACTATACGGTGTTCTTGTATCTGGGGAAGATCGTAGAGGAAGGTGCAACCAAAGGCATCTTTGAGAACCCACAACACGAGTTGACTGAACAATATATTACTGGAGAATTTGGTTAG
- the pstA gene encoding phosphate ABC transporter permease PstA, with protein sequence MGSPTKERIFFVALGVPVVICLLAFFWIAATLLSGVGSLNLDLLTTSVLKGGVMEMIVGTVYLFAGASAIAGPIGVFAAIYLVEYAPSGKITRIIDQAINNLAGVPSIIIGLFGYTFFSRQLGFGISLLSGWLTLSLMILPIVIRGSEEAIRIVPTSFKQAALALGATKWKSISLTTLIAAAPGIVTSLILGIARVAGETAAILFTSSVLITRGLPSSPFDPVMTLSFNMYVKIVARGESPENVFGIALILFFIVLSFSLVAIILRVYYRRKQPWLD encoded by the coding sequence ATGGGTAGCCCAACAAAAGAACGAATATTTTTCGTTGCCCTTGGCGTTCCCGTGGTAATCTGCTTATTGGCCTTCTTTTGGATAGCCGCAACTTTGTTGAGTGGAGTGGGCTCTCTTAATCTGGACCTGCTTACTACCAGTGTCCTCAAAGGTGGAGTCATGGAAATGATTGTTGGGACCGTATACCTTTTCGCAGGTGCATCTGCAATCGCTGGTCCCATCGGAGTTTTTGCAGCAATATATCTAGTAGAATATGCCCCCAGCGGAAAAATCACCCGAATTATCGACCAAGCAATCAACAACCTCGCAGGAGTTCCTTCCATAATCATAGGCTTGTTTGGTTATACTTTCTTTAGCCGCCAGCTTGGATTTGGAATTTCATTGTTGTCTGGATGGTTAACTCTGTCTTTGATGATCCTTCCAATCGTAATACGTGGCTCAGAAGAAGCCATCCGAATAGTTCCCACCTCGTTTAAACAAGCCGCGTTAGCCTTAGGGGCAACAAAATGGAAATCCATTAGTCTGACAACTTTGATTGCAGCCGCTCCTGGAATCGTAACAAGTTTAATTTTGGGCATTGCCCGTGTCGCAGGAGAAACCGCAGCAATACTGTTTACTTCTTCAGTTTTAATAACAAGGGGCTTGCCAAGTTCTCCTTTTGACCCTGTGATGACCCTCTCGTTTAATATGTATGTGAAAATTGTAGCGCGAGGAGAGTCCCCCGAAAATGTTTTTGGAATCGCTTTGATTCTGTTCTTTATTGTTCTTTCTTTCTCACTTGTAGCAATAATTCTACGAGTATACTACAGGAGGAAACAACCATGGCTAGATTAA